One window of the Rosa rugosa chromosome 3, drRosRugo1.1, whole genome shotgun sequence genome contains the following:
- the LOC133737782 gene encoding protein AGENET DOMAIN (AGD)-CONTAINING P1-like: MAFQSKCTFQIGDAVEVCYNSEGFLGSYWEATIVANMGTNYLVEYKHFVEEHDESTPLRETVKVKEVRPLPPNIVPSRYSSLKGQRVDAFLNDVWWVGTISRKIDSDYYVVFFENTGEEIACPLSKLRFHMNWVNEQWVPSMKKRAPVSSKRFAPYSLKGRREQLSAL, encoded by the coding sequence TCAAAATGCACATTTCAAATAGGAGATGCAGTCGAAGTGTGCTACAACTCGGAAGGGTTTCTTGGCTCATATTGGGAAGCAACCATAGTCGCAAATATGGGTACCAACTACTTGGTTGAGTACAAGCATTTTGTGGAGGAGCACGATGAATCTACACCTCTGAGAGAGACTGTCAAGGTGAAAGAAGTGCGGCCTCTACCACCTAATATCGTGCCTTCTAGGTATTCTAGTCTTAAAGGGCAGAGGGTCGATGCTTTTCTCAACGACGTTTGGTGGGTTGGAACTATTTCCAGGAAGATAGACTCTGATTATTACGTTGTTTTCTTTGAAAACACTGGGGAAGAGATTGCTTGCCCACTTTCAAAGTTGAGGTTTCATATGAACTGGGTCAATGAGCAGTGGGTTCCCTCCATGAAAAAGCGTGCCCCAGTTTCTTCGAAGAGGTTCGCACCGTATTCTTTGAAGGGGAGGCGTGAACAACTCTCGGCACTTTGA